Within the Plutella xylostella chromosome 20, ilPluXylo3.1, whole genome shotgun sequence genome, the region TGCGAAGCTGGTGATTCCgacgaaaagaaaaaaacgtTGGGTAAGTGacaattactttatttaataagattaTTTCTTAAACTACGTAGGCTACTACAAACTACTATACCATCTTGTCTTGCCAAGGGATTTTCCCttcatttacaaaataatcagCGAATCTGTCTCTTATATTCTTAGATCTCGCATTAGGCCTCACTGCCTCACAGTTCAAACTATTTAGGGAAGTTTCGTACAGAGTGTCATCATATCTATAACCATCTCTTAACCTTACGTAATTATGAAGGACACAACAAGCTTTAATGATGTTTTCTGCAAACTCAATGTCAACATTTAATGGTCTATGAAATATTCTCCATTTATTTACCAAAATACCAAAGGAACATTCAATGTAACGCCGGGCTCTGGATAGGCGATagttgaaaattctttttttggtTGTTAGAGATTTACCGCAATAAGGGCGCATTACGTTTTCAGATAGACCAAACGCCTCATCACCTACAATCACGTGTGGCAAGGGAGTTGTATCTGTTTGCGATATTGGCTTTGGGTCTGGAATATCTAAAGTTTTGTCGACaagttttttatacaaaacgGAGTCTTTGAAAATTGTGGAGTCACTACTTTTGCCATATGCGCCGATATCtacagaaataaaacaataatttgcaTCGCATACAGCCAATAAAACAGttgaaaaataattcttatagttatagaaaagagACCCAGAATGGTCAGGCTTTATGATACGGAAATGCTTGCCATCTACGGCGCCGATACAATTTGGAAAATGTGTATACTTTTGGAATTGTTTTGAAATCTCTTCCCATTCTGCTTTCGTAGGTTCCCTCATCACTATATTTTGCAGTTTTAGCCATATGACGTAACAAGTTTTCTGTACTATTTCGATAATTGTCGACTTTCCCAATCTGTAGGCATAATGCAAGTCCGCAAAATAACATCCTGTAGCCAaatatctgaaaaaaaaatgttattaaatataaatatttagtaaggtcgtttcaatattttttttattatttcaggaATGTTATTGCAAAAGAAGTGGAAAGGATTGCGTGATGGCTTTGTCAGAGAAATGAAAAGGATAAAAACCACACCGTCTGGATCAAAAGCcagcaaaaataaatatatatattttgaacGTTTGATGTTCCTCGAACGATCGACACGCAATAAAACTACTGATAGCAACATCGTTTCCTCGCCTGCTGCACCTGAAGAACAAGACATTTCTGGCGACGGGGAAGATGTTATGAGACCTCCAGTTAGCCAgccgaaaaagaaaaaaaaaatgaacgCAGCCGATGAGGAATTTCTTGCCATTATAAGCAAAAATTTAGCACCTAGAAATCAGCCACAAACATCGGagtctgatgatgataaactATTTTGTTTGTCACTGCATAAGGAGCTTATTAAAGTACCTGAAGAAATGAGGCTTCAAGCTAAAATTGATTTAATGAATGTGCTCCAAAAAGCTCAACGAGCCCCATGTCATTCACCTTCACATTATATTCCTTCACCTGCACCTTCACCACAATATAATCACCAAGCAGGAATGACACACCGCGGACAAAGAGGATTTTTTAACGATACAGGATATAACGAAACAGACCCTTCAGCATCTTCGTTTTCACGTTATTGCACTGGACAACGCAATTCCCAATCTAACCCATCACCGGCGTCTAACTACAATAACCCATCACCGGCGTCTAACTACAATAACCCATCACCGGCGTCTACTCAAGATTCCCAAGAGAGTGAATTGATGGAGCTATACCGAGATTGT harbors:
- the LOC119692320 gene encoding uncharacterized protein LOC119692320 — its product is MERDNFDTELLIEEVEKRIAIWDMESADYANRLIKRRNWEEIVEIFCEAGDSDEKKKTLGMLLQKKWKGLRDGFVREMKRIKTTPSGSKASKNKYIYFERLMFLERSTRNKTTDSNIVSSPAAPEEQDISGDGEDVMRPPVSQPKKKKKMNAADEEFLAIISKNLAPRNQPQTSESDDDKLFCLSLHKELIKVPEEMRLQAKIDLMNVLQKAQRAPCHSPSHYIPSPAPSPQYNHQAGMTHRGQRGFFNDTGYNETDPSASSFSRYCTGQRNSQSNPSPASNYNNPSPASNYNNPSPASTQDSQESELMELYRDC
- the LOC125490132 gene encoding protein ALP1-like, whose product is MEPLTAVVLWLAYRRWKRRKRRESRRFNVHPILRDRMTQSMFITLYPKLREHNEKFFNYFRMSVTSFDDLLKLIQDDLTPNRIYVLKDTVSAEEKLVITLRYLATGCYFADLHYAYRLGKSTIIEIVQKTCYVIWLKLQNIVMREPTKAEWEEISKQFQKYTHFPNCIGAVDGKHFRIIKPDHSGSLFYNYKNYFSTVLLAVCDANYCFISVDIGAYGKSSDSTIFKDSVLYKKLVDKTLDIPDPKPISQTDTTPLPHVIVGDEAFGLSENVMRPYCGKSLTTKKRIFNYRLSRARRYIECSFGILVNKWRIFHRPLNVDIEFAENIIKACCVLHNYVRLRDGYRYDDTLYETSLNSLNCEAVRPNARSKNIRDRFADYFVNEGKIPWQDKMV